GAAACTCAGAAGAACATGAAACAAGTATTGAATTGTGATACGGAGAAACAAGAAGTGAGCTTACGGTTGAGTTTCCTCTTGCGAGATTCCATGGTGTCGAAAGAAGCTGCATAAACTGGTGCCAATGTTGCCATGTTCTGAGCGAAGGAACACAAGTTGTTAGATTTCTTTACAAGCAATTGCAATAACGTTTTATGAGTAACTTATAAACAGAGAGATCAACCCTAAATAAAAAAGTCTGTAACTTTTATGCTAAAGAACCCTAAAAAGATGATTGAAACTTTTAGACATTAAAGTTATCATCTTTTGGAAACCCAATCCGTAGATCAAGAAGTTAAGATCGTACGGAACCCAGGAAAATTCCTCCGCAAGCAAATAATGAAAACCCTAGTTTCCGAAACCACACCTCGAAAGTATCAAACTAAAAACCTAAAAGAACAGCGACGAAAGAGAGAAAGTATAACCAAAAAAAAAACAGAAGAATCATCATCATGTGATTTACCTTGGACGATTAAGGGGGGGGGAATTGATAATCAGAAACTCAATCAGGGAAGACGAAAGAGAAGCTGAGATTGGTGTGCTAAGGATTAGCGTTAGATGTGAACAAATCTTGATCGCAATATATATATATATATATATGGGCTTTTTTTCCTTAACTAGGGTTAATAATGACCTTATACAACCTTAATTTCCATTACTCACGTCTCATTGGTTTAATTCGATACCCAACGGTTTAGCTTCGTCGCGGGTATAATTAATAAACCGAACTCAAAAACCGGTTCGGTTAACAATCTCCCTTATTATTTGCTGGCCGCGCCGAAAAAAACACTCTCCATCTCCTCATTAGTAAAATTAGGGTTTTTTCTTCCCGCCACTTGCCTACTTCGCCGGAAATCGTCTTCCCGGTACTGTTAAATCCTAATCCTTTAGAACTTTCATCTTCTTACCGGGTTTCCCGACATATAGCGGAATCTAATTTCGTCGTGATTCAGTTTTTAACTTAGGTCGGAATCTGTCGGTTTGATTTCATTTGATGGGTTTCTGTAGCTTTAGAATTAGTTAGCTTTGTTACTTAGGACATGGGTTGCTTCAAGATTTGGGGTTAAGTTGTTTTGATTGATCAATCTCCAGTTTCATCAATGAGAAAAGACTAAACAGTGTTTTTGTTTTTGTTTTTATTTTATAGAGATGGATACTTCAAGTCCTGCTGCTTTTGTGAATGGAGCTTTGTTGAGACGTTACATTGGTCAGAAAGTGAGAGCTGTTGTTCAGGTGATCCGGTCTGATATTGGATCCGTCACTGGGAAATCGACTGATGATCAGCAGATTGTTGTCAAAGGCTCGCCTCCTCCCTCTCTGACCACTTACCTCGAGGTGATTGGAATCGCTGAGAGCGAGAACACAATTCGAGCTGATGTTTGGACCAACTTTGGTGACAATTTCGGTAAGAAAAAACAAAAAAAGATCCTTCCTTTAAGCTCTGATTGAGCCATATACCATTTCCCTCTTTGAGTTATTTGATTGGTGAATCCTTGATTTGGTTGCAGATGCAGGGAACTACAATGAGCTATGTAAGCTCGCGAATGGGGAGTTTAGACACATGTTCATCTAGAATTACTGGCGATGAATCTCGGAAGCTCTTCTTGTTTGGTGTTAGTTTCTTCGGTTTTATGTATGGAAAAACTCTTATGTTTCATCATGTGACTTGCTATGTTAATCTGACTTATGAATCATATGCTTTCTGGTTTAGTGTTTCGGTTCTCTTCTCTTTGGTTTTCTTTTGGTTCCATCACATTTGGGTCTTAGATTTGTAACGTAAATAATCCTTATGTTGTAGATGTGTCTAGTCACCTGCTATATCTACATTAATACTATTTTTGACAAGGAAAATAAAGCGATTATACCGCCGACAACACAATACCAACGAAGCCCACGGCCCAGTTTAAGTTTTTTAAACGACATCGTTGAATAACTAGTCCGGTTTGGCTGAACCGGTTTATCGAGAGATTTAACCATCGTGGAAGGAAAACCAAAGGACAAAACAAAACCTAACAGATTTGGGGAGGAAGAAGAGAAAATCAGTGTAAAGCTCAGCAGCCTTGGCCAAAGGTGATTCTTTTTTTTCTGATATATAAAAGCTAATATTTGTGGTTTCGATTGGTTGGCGATTTCTGTTTCCCCGTGGAGGTTTATAGATTTCTTGTCTAGGGTTCTTGTGGTTTGAGCTGTTCTTCTCAGCTGCTAATTCGTTTTTTTTTTTTCTACTCCAGAAATTGAATTTTCATGTTGTTGGTTGGAAAGTTGACAACTTTATTATGATTATGCAACTTTGGACTTAGTCTCGTTAACATTCACTGTGGCATATAAACTGTCAAACTTGAGCATTCTCTCTCTCTCTCTGTCGACCTTTATGACTGTGATTATTAGATTGAAACTGTCTTTTAGTTTGAGATGTCTTTATATTTAATTTTTAAGGTAGAAGAGAAGAAGTTATGAATGAATTGAAAGTGGAGGTAGAGAGCAATTCTTCTTCGCAAGAGTCTCTTCCCAAGCCCCAAGCCATGTACAGATGCAAGAAATGCAGAAGAATAGTGGCTATTGAGGAGAACATTGTCCCACATGAACCAGGGAAAGGTGAAGAATGCTTTGCTTGGAAAAAGAGAAGCGGTAACTATGCTGAACGAGTGCAATGCTCTTCCATCTTTGTCGAGCCTATGAAATGGATGCAAAATAGTAAGCCTTTGCTCTATATAGATGTTTTAACTGTATCTCAACAAGAATCTTTGCACTTGTTAACACATTGTTTTTTTTTTTTGCAGTACATGATGGAACTGTTGAAGAGAAGCTTCTTTGTTTGGGATGTAACGCCCGGTTAGGTTATTTCAACTGGGCTGGGATGCAATGCAGCTGTGGCGCCTGGGTTAATCCCGCTTTCCAGCTCCATAAAAGCCGATTAGACGAGTGCAAGTCCGAGCCAAACCCAAATCAGGGAACTGTATGAAAGCAAACGTTCTTGGATAACTAATGGTTATAGTCAAGATCAAACTAAGCCTTTAGTTGTATTGAACACATTGATGTGTGTGTTTTTTATTTATAAATCCAGCAAAAGTTCATCAGCTTAATGTTAGAAAATACATTAAATTCAAACACACAACATATTAGTAGGTTATGTGTATTTTTTCCAATTTTAGGGGAATAACTAAAGAGAGGAAAGACAGGTAGAGACTCATTTGGAAACTAGAGGCTATAATTAAAATAATTAACAAACTAATAGTTGTGTTCAAGAAAATAATTAGTTAAGTTAACAAATAAATGGTTTAAAAAAATCTAGCTAAAAATAGCTATTGGTGTTAAAAATAATTAATTAATTTAGAAAACAAGTGAATTATAGTTGCCCTCTTCTCTATATAACTCAACAAAGAAAACAATTACAGAAAGAGAAGAGGTGTAAAAAAAAAGACAAGAATCTTTTAACATTTTCAGACAAATGGCGACCAAAGCCATCTTCTTCTTCTTTGTCTCCGCCGTGTGCCTATCCTCTCTCGCCGGCAAGGCCGTCGCTGACGCCGATGACTTTGACCGTTTCCAAATTCAGGGATCGGTTTACTGTGACACATGCCGCGTCCAATTCGTTACACGTCTCAGCCAATTCCTCGAAGGAGCGAAAGTGAAGCTAGAGTGCAGGAGCAGAACTAACGGAACCGTGACGTTGACAAAAGAAGCCGTGACTGACAAGTCAGGCAGCTACAAAATGGAAGTGACCGGTGACCACGAGGAGGAAGTATGTGAGCTCGTTCTCCTCCAGTCACCAGACAGTGGTTGCAGCGACGTCAGCAAAGAGGCTTACCTACGTAACGCCGCTAAGGTTAGCCTGACGGCGAATGACGGTATCGTCTCCCACGAGACACGTATCGTTAACCCTCTCGGTTTCATGGTGAAGACGCCGTCAGCTGATTGTCCCGCCGCTTTTAAGGAACTCGGTATCGTTCCTGACGTCATCTTCTAAATATGATGACGACTTGTACAACTTCAAGATCGTTATTTAACTGTCATGACCATCTGTATTGTTTACTTTTCTTATATATATACAATCGTGTAATCTGATAAAATACAAAAAAAAATGCCGTAATTAAAATAATATTCATATTTTCCCGAGCATCAATTTAAATTTCTGATATATAAAATAGTGATTCGTTTTTGTATTACATGAAATGAGATTTGGGATCACCGATTCACGGATAGGAATGTACAACGAATCAAATTATAATTCCTTTTATCTTTCACCATGGTCATCTGGAGCTACAACCTAATTAACAGTGGACTTGTTTGGTTAGTGTCATGATCTGCGAATAATGCAAATGAAAAATGAAATAAAAAGAAGAGCGTTTTGCAATAAGTACCTGGCGGATTAAGTTTGCGTTTTCTTTAGAACAGCGTTTGCGTTTGGCGGCCAATCACGGATGATCTCTGAAACAGATGGTTTATATTCTGGAACTTGTTCTCGCTCATGCTCTTGCTCTAGTCTTGGTGAGGTGGAGTGATGATCTACAGAGTCGTAACATGGAAGATCAAGAAACAAACTGGAAAAAGAACCCATATCGCCATGTGTACTTCTCTCTCCACCTTGCTTCAAGCTTGATGCAGATTCTCTAGGGCTTTCATCAGATTCCCACAGCTCAGAATCCGACAAGCAATTGTCTGAAACACCAGGGGATGACTGACAAAAGATGTCGCTGTTGTCATCCTCATTATCGGAGTTACTAGCCTCTGGGACCAACTGAAAAGAAGGGAAAGTGTCCACATTTTCACCGTTGTACTGTGGTTGGCATGGGATTCTCAGTTTCAATTTGGAAACTGGGGAAGGATCTATCGGACTGAATGATATTTTCATATGTTCAACCGGTGGTGATGAAGTAGGCGAGCCAAAGATAGATGATTCATAAGCCAATTGTTCCTCAAAGCTAGGGCCACGGGGAGGAGTTTGTTGAGTCTTGTCTTCGATAGCTGCTGCTTTGGTATCATAGCTGGTAGTAGGTATGGATTCAAACTTGTAGGTTGAGGAAGTGTTTCCACGAAACCCAGCCATGAGTAATCTATGACTTAAGCCAAATACTTTGAATGATGTTGCAGTGCTCTGCAGAGGGGAAAGAGATCCATTAGAATGACTCAACATGTTGCTTTGTTGTTGTGACGTGGGATCTGAAACAACTAAAGGAAGTGAACTCTTCTCAGTATCTTCAACTGGTCTGCTCGATAATCCCTGCTTCTTTGTAGCAATAACACTAGCTTCGTTGAACTCGTTCTGTATATGTTCGCTTACAGACTTAGGCTCAGCAAAAACTGGAGGTTTCGATGGTGCAAGTCCAAGGAGTCCTCCGTTGCTCCATATATTTACTGGTTCAACAATTGTACCATCAGATGTTTCAACTTCTTTTTCCAATGTGTTTTTTGCAGGAAGATCCATGGAATCAGGAACTTCTGGTGAGAACTTCTGATCGAAAATTGCTTCTGCAAAAGATAAAAATGCTGCATCGTCCAAAAACACTTGTTGGTCAGGAATACCTTCCGACAAATCCAGAAATGCAGCGGCAGGTTCTTTTGGCAGAACTTTGTCGTCCCGAACAGGTTCTTCCAAGGACAGATACGTGGCAACTGGTTCTTCAGGGAAAGTTTTGCCGTGTGGATCAGTTTCTGTTGTGGAAGCAGGAGCTTCTAAGCCGGGGATCTTTTCATCAAAACTGGATTCCGTCAATGACAGATCCGTGGTAAGAGGTTCTTCATTGTTGTGTGGACCAGCTTCTGTTGTGTCCCCACGAGATTCTGAGCCTGAGATCTCTTCATCAAAAGCAGCTTCTGCAGACGGTGGACATGTGGTATCGGTTTCTTCTAGAGAGATCTTTTCTTCAGGTACAGCTTCTGCCAAAGACAGACAGGTGGCAACAGGCTCTTCAGGGAAAGATTTGTTGTGTGGGCCAGTTTCTGTTGTGGAAGCAGGAGCTTCTAAGCCGGGGATCTCTTCATCTAAAATAGATTCGGTCAATGACAGATCCGAGGCAACAGGTTCTTCAGTGTTGCGTGGACCAGCTTCTGTTGTGTAACCAGGAGCTTCTGAGCCTGAGGCCTTTTCATCAAAAAGATCTTCTGCCAAAGACGGATATGTAAGTAAGGATTCTTCTGGCAACTTCTTTTCCTTAGAAACAGCTTCTGCTGAAGTCTGATACGTAATGCCATGTGTGTCTGGAAAACTGCTTACGTTGGGAACGGCTAGTTCCAAAAATGGGTTTGTGCCAACAATTTCTTCATCTGAGGTTTTCTCGTGCGGAACAGACACTTCCAAAGATGGATATATGGAACAAGGATGTTCTAGTAGCGAGATATTTTCATCATCAACAGCTTCAGAAAAACATGGATGTGTGTCATCATCAGGTTCTTCTTCTTGTGAGATCTTTTCCTCTGCCAACTCTTCTAGAGAAGGATACATATCCATAGGTTCTTCTGGCAAGATCTTTTCGATGGGCGCTACCTTTGTCAAAGACAAACTTGCGGTGACAGCTTCTTCTCGCAAAATCCTTTCATCAGGAACAGCTTCTTCTGGCAAAACTCTTTCATCAGGAACAGCTTCTGCAGAACAAGGATCTACGCCAACAGATTCTTCAAGTTCAATTTGCTCTTGTGTAATAGCTTCTGATAAGGACAAATTTTTGGAATCAAGAACATCTGGTACGACGTTTTTATCACTTTCAGCTTCGGCACATGATGGATGTATGTCATCATCAGATTTTTCCAAAGAAGCATACGCTTCTAAAGGTTCTTCTGGCAAGAGTTCTTCAGTAGGCTCCGGTTTCGTTAAAGACATACCTGTGGTGACAGGCTCTTCTGGCAAAACCTTACTATTAGGAGCAGCTTCTGCCAGATATGGATTGCCAACAAATTCTTCAAGTAAGATTTTCTCTTGCTGAAGAGCTGCTGTAACAGGAAAAAATGTTGAATCAAGAACTTCTGGTGAGAACTTTTCATCAATACCAGCTCCAGAAACAGATGGATGAGTGGTAAAATCAGCTTCGTCTTGCACAATAATTTCTTCAGGCAATTCTGCGAAAGAAGAATATGCTTCCAAAGGTTTTTCTGCTAAGACTTCTTCAATTGTCGCAGCTTTTGTCAAAGAGAGACATGTAGTGACTGGTTCTTCTGGCAAAACCCTCTTATCAAGAACTGCTTCTGTCAGACAAAGATTGGCAACAAATTCTTCAAGTACGATTTGCTCCTGCGGAGGAGCTGCTGCAGCAGGAAACTTTTCTGAATGAAGAACCACTGGTGAGATTTGTTCATCACTAATAGCTTCAGAAACAGATGGATGGGTGGCATCATCAGCTTCTTTGAACACGATCTCTTCTTTAGGCAATTCTGCGAAAGGAGGATATGTTTCCAAAGGCTTTTCTGGCAAGGCTCCTTCAATTGTCGCAGCTTTTGTCAAAGAGAGACATGTAGTGACAGGTTCTCCTGGCAAAATCGTCTTATCAGGAACAGCTTCCGTCATACATGGATTGCCAACAAATTCTTCTACTATTTGCTCCTGCGGAAGAGCTGCAGCAGCAGGGAAATTTGTGGAATCAGGAACTTCTGGTGAGATTTTTTCATCACCAACAGCTTCAGAAACAGATAGATGGATGGCATCATCAGCTTCTTGGAGCACGATCTTTTCATCAGGAAATTCTCCGAAAGAAGGATATGTTTCCGAAGGTTTTTCTGGCAAGACTCCAACTGTCGCAGCCTTTTTCAAAGAGAGACATGTGGTAACAGGTTCTTCTGGCAAAACCCTCTTATCAACAACAGCTTCTGTCAGATATGGATTGCCAACAAATTCTTCAAGCAAGGTTTGCTCTAGCGGAAGAGCTGTTGCAACAGGAAAATTTGTGGACTCAAGAATTTCTGGTAGTATTTTTTCATCACTAACAGATTCAGAAACAGATGGATGAGTGGCATCATCAGCTTCTTCGTGCACAATCTTTTCTTCCGGCAATTCTGCGAAAAAGGGATATGTTTCCAAAGATTTTTCTGGAAAGACTTCTTCTATTGTGGCAGCTTTTTCCAAAGAGAGGCATGTGGTGACAGCTTCTTCTGGCGAGAGCCATTCATCAGGAACAGCTTCTGCCAAGCACGGATCTATGCCAACAAATTCTTCAAGTGAGATTTGCTCTTGTGGAAGAGCTTCTTCCAAAGACAAACAAGAAACTTCTGGTGAGCTTTCTTCATCAATAACAGATTCAAATGGATGTGTGGCATCAACAGTTTCTTGAGGAGAAATCTTTTCTTCAGGCAATTCTGCCAAAGGATATGTTTCCAAAGGCTCTTCTGGCAAGGTCTTTTCATTGGCCCCGGCTTTTGTCAAAGACACACATGTGGTGACAGGTTCTTCTGGCAAACCCCTTTCATCAGGAACAGCTTTCGCCAAACACGCATCTATGCCAAGAAATTCTCCAAGTCCGATTTGCTCTTGTGGAACAGCTTCTGCCACAGACACATTTGTTGAATCAAGAACTTCCGGTGGTAGATATTCGTCTGGAGGAGCAGAACCAACAGATTTTTCTGGCAAGATATTTTCCTGAGGCAATTCTGGCAAATAATGATGCGCTTCTAAAGGTTTTTCTGGCAATAACTTTTCGACAGGCATGCATGTGGTGGCAGCTTCTTCTCGTTCTCCTGTCAAGAAATTTTCATCAGGAACAGCTTCTGCCAAACACGGATTTTTGCCACCAGATTCTTCAAGTCTGATCTGCTCATGTGAAACAGCTTCTGCCACAGAGAAATTTGCGGAATCAAGAACTTGTGGTGATAGATTTTCTTTTGGAGAAACAGCTTTGGCACAAGATGGATGTGTATAATCAACAGATTTTTCTCGCAAGATATTTTCTTCAGGCAATTCTGACAAATCCTGAGGCGCTTCCAAAGTTTTTTCTGGGAATAATTTTTCTGTAGGCATGACCTTTGACAAAGACGTACATGCTGTGGCAGCTTCTTCTGGTTCTTCTGTCAAGAACCTTTCATCAGGAACAACTTCTGCCAAACACCGAGATACACCAACAAATCCTTCAACTGATATTTGCTCTTCTGAAACAGCTTCTGGCACTGTGTCAGACAAATTTTTGGAATCAAGAACTTCTGGTGAAATTTTATTTTCCTGAACAGCTTTGGGAAAAGATGGATGAGCAGCACCTGGTTCTTCTGCTAGGGCCATATTGTCAGGCACAGCTTCTGCCAAAGACCGAATTTTGGAAAGAGAGTTTTCGGGCAAGATCCTTTCAGAGGGTGCAATTTCTTCAAAAGACGGATATTTGGCAACAGACTCTCCTGGCAAGCTCTTTTCATGAGGAACAGCTTCTGCAAGAGATGGATAGTTGGCCAAATGTTCTTCTGGCAAGATCTTTTCAGCAGGAATAGCATCTTTCAGAAACATGCCTGAGGAAATACGTTCTTCAAATGAGATCTTTTCATTAGCACAATCTCCTGCCAACAAGGTATGTGCGGCAACAGGTTCTCGCAAAATTGTTTCATCCGGAAAAGCTGCTTCAGCCAATAA
This sequence is a window from Brassica oleracea var. oleracea cultivar TO1000 chromosome C1, BOL, whole genome shotgun sequence. Protein-coding genes within it:
- the LOC106326050 gene encoding replication protein A 14 kDa subunit B — its product is MDTSSPAAFVNGALLRRYIGQKVRAVVQVIRSDIGSVTGKSTDDQQIVVKGSPPPSLTTYLEVIGIAESENTIRADVWTNFGDNFDAGNYNELCKLANGEFRHMFI
- the LOC106326039 gene encoding probable inactive dual specificity protein phosphatase-like At4g18593, which codes for MNELKVEVESNSSSQESLPKPQAMYRCKKCRRIVAIEENIVPHEPGKGEECFAWKKRSGNYAERVQCSSIFVEPMKWMQNIHDGTVEEKLLCLGCNARLGYFNWAGMQCSCGAWVNPAFQLHKSRLDECKSEPNPNQGTV
- the LOC106305203 gene encoding pollen-specific protein-like At4g18596; translation: MATKAIFFFFVSAVCLSSLAGKAVADADDFDRFQIQGSVYCDTCRVQFVTRLSQFLEGAKVKLECRSRTNGTVTLTKEAVTDKSGSYKMEVTGDHEEEVCELVLLQSPDSGCSDVSKEAYLRNAAKVSLTANDGIVSHETRIVNPLGFMVKTPSADCPAAFKELGIVPDVIF
- the LOC106305188 gene encoding scar-like domain-containing protein WAVE 5 isoform X1, whose translation is MPLVRFKIRNELSLGGPELNRSPAVEYEEPKAILGAVEVAGLVGILRQLGDLAEFSAEVFNGIQEEVTVTASRCQKLTSRVKRIESALSPLEKAVLSQTSHIHFAYTAGCEWHPRIRNGQRHFVQSDLPLCVMETYEQCRDPPPLHLLDRFDAGGPGSCLRKYSDPTFFRKELGNHSKVDDAKAQKDQAHRKRKKKRLPQRNICRSRAVSTSDDTNGARLSSLTDDIPTTSQSTSTVDMPRSSNMQDLSGSIDQSHLQEQSNSQEQSEAQVQSDLQESSRPRDSITGSGYIEYVINHSPVNKPDVKLLEGSLPSSLQPADRIGSTVPQGRVEVVDDNIRYSPSKEIPVPYASIVCDDKKEALESRGEKSNKDEEASEIHEPKIGPGTPDRVKQNQRDFDRTYDFFDEVCIVGEKQSKSQANSIDEKPRIESEEENTSEADEFVDARNTIESESESEFDGIPKPKLEHYFGDISTYCSEDASSDNNGGSEDIPYEEMVEDPRHENSLDESCSVSYLSDDASVSCCQSDPVCGKVLSHDETFQNPRDFSAMRPSLLAEAAFPDETILREPVAAHTLLAGDCANEKISFEERISSGMFLKDAIPAEKILPEEHLANYPSLAEAVPHEKSLPGESVAKYPSFEEIAPSERILPENSLSKIRSLAEAVPDNMALAEEPGAAHPSFPKAVQENKISPEVLDSKNLSDTVPEAVSEEQISVEGFVGVSRCLAEVVPDERFLTEEPEEAATACTSLSKVMPTEKLFPEKTLEAPQDLSELPEENILREKSVDYTHPSCAKAVSPKENLSPQVLDSANFSVAEAVSHEQIRLEESGGKNPCLAEAVPDENFLTGEREEAATTCMPVEKLLPEKPLEAHHYLPELPQENILPEKSVGSAPPDEYLPPEVLDSTNVSVAEAVPQEQIGLGEFLGIDACLAKAVPDERGLPEEPVTTCVSLTKAGANEKTLPEEPLETYPLAELPEEKISPQETVDATHPFESVIDEESSPEVSCLSLEEALPQEQISLEEFVGIDPCLAEAVPDEWLSPEEAVTTCLSLEKAATIEEVFPEKSLETYPFFAELPEEKIVHEEADDATHPSVSESVSDEKILPEILESTNFPVATALPLEQTLLEEFVGNPYLTEAVVDKRVLPEEPVTTCLSLKKAATVGVLPEKPSETYPSFGEFPDEKIVLQEADDAIHLSVSEAVGDEKISPEVPDSTNFPAAAALPQEQIVEEFVGNPCMTEAVPDKTILPGEPVTTCLSLTKAATIEGALPEKPLETYPPFAELPKEEIVFKEADDATHPSVSEAISDEQISPVVLHSEKFPAAAAPPQEQIVLEEFVANLCLTEAVLDKRVLPEEPVTTCLSLTKAATIEEVLAEKPLEAYSSFAELPEEIIVQDEADFTTHPSVSGAGIDEKFSPEVLDSTFFPVTAALQQEKILLEEFVGNPYLAEAAPNSKVLPEEPVTTGMSLTKPEPTEELLPEEPLEAYASLEKSDDDIHPSCAEAESDKNVVPDVLDSKNLSLSEAITQEQIELEESVGVDPCSAEAVPDERVLPEEAVPDERILREEAVTASLSLTKVAPIEKILPEEPMDMYPSLEELAEEKISQEEEPDDDTHPCFSEAVDDENISLLEHPCSIYPSLEVSVPHEKTSDEEIVGTNPFLELAVPNVSSFPDTHGITYQTSAEAVSKEKKLPEESLLTYPSLAEDLFDEKASGSEAPGYTTEAGPRNTEEPVASDLSLTESILDEEIPGLEAPASTTETGPHNKSFPEEPVATCLSLAEAVPEEKISLEETDTTCPPSAEAAFDEEISGSESRGDTTEAGPHNNEEPLTTDLSLTESSFDEKIPGLEAPASTTETDPHGKTFPEEPVATYLSLEEPVRDDKVLPKEPAAAFLDLSEGIPDQQVFLDDAAFLSFAEAIFDQKFSPEVPDSMDLPAKNTLEKEVETSDGTIVEPVNIWSNGGLLGLAPSKPPVFAEPKSVSEHIQNEFNEASVIATKKQGLSSRPVEDTEKSSLPLVVSDPTSQQQSNMLSHSNGSLSPLQSTATSFKVFGLSHRLLMAGFRGNTSSTYKFESIPTTSYDTKAAAIEDKTQQTPPRGPSFEEQLAYESSIFGSPTSSPPVEHMKISFSPIDPSPVSKLKLRIPCQPQYNGENVDTFPSFQLVPEASNSDNEDDNSDIFCQSSPGVSDNCLSDSELWESDESPRESASSLKQGGERSTHGDMGSFSSLFLDLPCYDSVDHHSTSPRLEQEHEREQVPEYKPSVSEIIRDWPPNANAVLKKTQT
- the LOC106305188 gene encoding scar-like domain-containing protein WAVE 5 isoform X2 — protein: MPLVRFKIRNELSLGGPELNRSPAVEYEEPKAILGAVEVAGLVGILRQLGDLAEFSAEVFNGIQEEVTVTASRCQKLTSRVKRIESALSPLEKAVLSQTSHIHFAYTAGCEWHPRIRNGQRHFVQSDLPLCVMETYEQCRDPPPLHLLDRFDAGGPGSCLRKYSDPTFFRKELGNHSKVDDAKAQKDQAHRKRKKKRLPQRNICRSRAVSTSDDTNGARLSSLTDDIPTTSQSTSTVDMPRSSNMQDLSGSIDQSHLQEQSNSQEQSEAQVQSDLQESSRPRDSITGSGYIEYVINHSPVNKPDVKLLEGSLPSSLQPADRIGSTVPQGRVEVVDDNIRYSPSKEIPVPYASIVCDDKKEALESRGEKSNKDEEASEIHEPKIGPGTPDRVKQNQRDFDRTYDFFDEVCIVGEKQSKSQANSIDEKPRIESEEENTSEADEFVDARNTIESESESEFDGIPKPKLEHYFGDISTYCSEDASSDNNGGSEDIPYEEMSDPVCGKVLSHDETFQNPRDFSAMRPSLLAEAAFPDETILREPVAAHTLLAGDCANEKISFEERISSGMFLKDAIPAEKILPEEHLANYPSLAEAVPHEKSLPGESVAKYPSFEEIAPSERILPENSLSKIRSLAEAVPDNMALAEEPGAAHPSFPKAVQENKISPEVLDSKNLSDTVPEAVSEEQISVEGFVGVSRCLAEVVPDERFLTEEPEEAATACTSLSKVMPTEKLFPEKTLEAPQDLSELPEENILREKSVDYTHPSCAKAVSPKENLSPQVLDSANFSVAEAVSHEQIRLEESGGKNPCLAEAVPDENFLTGEREEAATTCMPVEKLLPEKPLEAHHYLPELPQENILPEKSVGSAPPDEYLPPEVLDSTNVSVAEAVPQEQIGLGEFLGIDACLAKAVPDERGLPEEPVTTCVSLTKAGANEKTLPEEPLETYPLAELPEEKISPQETVDATHPFESVIDEESSPEVSCLSLEEALPQEQISLEEFVGIDPCLAEAVPDEWLSPEEAVTTCLSLEKAATIEEVFPEKSLETYPFFAELPEEKIVHEEADDATHPSVSESVSDEKILPEILESTNFPVATALPLEQTLLEEFVGNPYLTEAVVDKRVLPEEPVTTCLSLKKAATVGVLPEKPSETYPSFGEFPDEKIVLQEADDAIHLSVSEAVGDEKISPEVPDSTNFPAAAALPQEQIVEEFVGNPCMTEAVPDKTILPGEPVTTCLSLTKAATIEGALPEKPLETYPPFAELPKEEIVFKEADDATHPSVSEAISDEQISPVVLHSEKFPAAAAPPQEQIVLEEFVANLCLTEAVLDKRVLPEEPVTTCLSLTKAATIEEVLAEKPLEAYSSFAELPEEIIVQDEADFTTHPSVSGAGIDEKFSPEVLDSTFFPVTAALQQEKILLEEFVGNPYLAEAAPNSKVLPEEPVTTGMSLTKPEPTEELLPEEPLEAYASLEKSDDDIHPSCAEAESDKNVVPDVLDSKNLSLSEAITQEQIELEESVGVDPCSAEAVPDERVLPEEAVPDERILREEAVTASLSLTKVAPIEKILPEEPMDMYPSLEELAEEKISQEEEPDDDTHPCFSEAVDDENISLLEHPCSIYPSLEVSVPHEKTSDEEIVGTNPFLELAVPNVSSFPDTHGITYQTSAEAVSKEKKLPEESLLTYPSLAEDLFDEKASGSEAPGYTTEAGPRNTEEPVASDLSLTESILDEEIPGLEAPASTTETGPHNKSFPEEPVATCLSLAEAVPEEKISLEETDTTCPPSAEAAFDEEISGSESRGDTTEAGPHNNEEPLTTDLSLTESSFDEKIPGLEAPASTTETDPHGKTFPEEPVATYLSLEEPVRDDKVLPKEPAAAFLDLSEGIPDQQVFLDDAAFLSFAEAIFDQKFSPEVPDSMDLPAKNTLEKEVETSDGTIVEPVNIWSNGGLLGLAPSKPPVFAEPKSVSEHIQNEFNEASVIATKKQGLSSRPVEDTEKSSLPLVVSDPTSQQQSNMLSHSNGSLSPLQSTATSFKVFGLSHRLLMAGFRGNTSSTYKFESIPTTSYDTKAAAIEDKTQQTPPRGPSFEEQLAYESSIFGSPTSSPPVEHMKISFSPIDPSPVSKLKLRIPCQPQYNGENVDTFPSFQLVPEASNSDNEDDNSDIFCQSSPGVSDNCLSDSELWESDESPRESASSLKQGGERSTHGDMGSFSSLFLDLPCYDSVDHHSTSPRLEQEHEREQVPEYKPSVSEIIRDWPPNANAVLKKTQT